GCTATCCATCCTTGAGAAGTAGAGACTTCTTCAAAGCTCTTTAGAATCATTCTGTGACAGAGAAGACCTAGACGAGGAGCGTCACAGAGAAGAGCTAGCTGAAACACATCAATCACATTCTCTTTGTCGAGCAAAGTGTTTTCGAAATGAGACTCGCACACTCGTTTTAGATGCGGAACCACGTAGACGTGTGATAGCACGAAAAGATGCATTGCGAAATCTTCCATGTCTTGTTTCTCGTAGCTGCACAAGAAACCAAAAGCGTTTTTTTAGgttaaaatattgttataaccaaaaaaaaaaagaattgttatATAACCAAAGATGTTTTGGTGATTAAGAAGATAAGACTTACCAAGAAGAGTATAAGAAGCGAATGAAAACGCGAACAGCGTCGTGAGGAACGCCGAGGATTGAGATTGATTTGCGGCGAGAGTTTCTCTTATCTTGTTTCATCATTCCTCTAATTACATCAGAAGCCATTCCCTGtttaatagatttaaaaatatgcTTTATTAGATGAATattcaatattaaaaatgtttcataTACCTAATTATTCGATTAAAACATGTTTAAAGAACTTACGATGACGTTAGAATGCGCGTAGATCAAGCCACTATCATCCGTATGGATCAAAACATCAGCTCCATGAGCTTCGTCGAACATACGATCCCATGCATCTCTTGTAGCTTTAGAAGCAAATCTATCGCATTTTTGTACCGTTGACTTCTTCGAACCGGAGTTTGACTTtactggaggaggaggaggtggtggcgATGGTGGTCCTGAGGCGTTCTCCGGTGAGATAACGTCGATGTtctccatattttttttttgttttcttctgtaACAAGTTATAGGAGAAATCGGATTCAggaaattaaatctaaaaaaataataacaaacaaGGATCTAGAGAAACAGATTGATAAATCTacgtaagaaaataataacacGATTACttacaatattttgtaattgaATTCTGATATTGATAAGTTTAATTTGTTTAACTTTAATTGCAGGTCAGATtagaagaaaattaaaaaagaatgaTTTTCTTCTATATTCACAATTAAACTCTgattctttttatgtttttgagttTCTAGATCAAagatagaaatattttttcctgGAAAGAAGACGTTATCTATcgcagagaagaaaaaaaaaaaggaaagaatatCGGAGAGGGAAGGAGAAGCAATGGCAAAGACCAATTTATAATTCTATCTTGGTCggataaaattaattaaaatagtatttaatGGTGGAAACTCGGGAATGTGAACTGTGAACACGTCGAAATTGGGTCCCACACAGCTGATCCAGTTTCAAACAGAGATGGGATAACTACTTGCTGATTCATATCCACATCGGACGACCTTTTCTATATCACTCACTTTTTTTATTCTAATccacttttacttttttttttgctcctTTTTGTCTAAGCTCTCTATATccaagtatttttaaaataagcaaaagaaaaataaatccaaaattttgCCTCAATTAATACATATTGTTGGTTAGTCTATAAGTTTCCAGGTATATATTGGTGGCGACGACGTTGTTGGAAAAGATAGACcagtgtttttatttctattagaATAAACTGTTCACACAcgtctttttaaaattaataatcttaaaaGTTGAATTTTTCAATTTCCATTTTGTCAAAGACATGTTCTTTTTCATTCCATACCGACATTTTATTGTATTCAATAAAAGGCTTCCACCATTTTCCAggataaataaaagtaaactaaaaaaattttgAGTAGATCATTCCATATGTTGTGCTGTTTCTTGCCAATATTACATGTATTTATTTACAAAGATGTGAGCTTCGTGACATCGATACAAACATGTTACAAATACATGGTCAAAACTTTGCACTGAGAGAGGATAGGAAGATGGATAACATGTTTCATTCTGGATAATACGCTAAAGATAAAGGGCATGTATTTGGgtgtatatatgtaaattgtacTTTTGTTTAGAGATTAGTTTGAATATTTCTATAAGTTCAGAATACttcatactaataaaataatgataaaaaacTTGATTGGTAATCGTATATTTTTTCCGTTTTCAGTTTAACTGttgtaggaaaaaaaattgtttcaaaataaatattgtt
This DNA window, taken from Raphanus sativus cultivar WK10039 unplaced genomic scaffold, ASM80110v3 Scaffold1173, whole genome shotgun sequence, encodes the following:
- the LOC108840098 gene encoding BTB/POZ and TAZ domain-containing protein 5: MENIDVISPENASGPPSPPPPPPPVKSNSGSKKSTVQKCDRFASKATRDAWDRMFDEAHGADVLIHTDDSGLIYAHSNVIGMASDVIRGMMKQDKRNSRRKSISILGVPHDAVRVFIRFLYSSCYEKQDMEDFAMHLFVLSHVYVVPHLKRVCESHFENTLLDKENVIDVFQLALLCDAPRLGLLCHRMILKSFEEVSTSQGWIAMKQSHPSLHKELLRSVSYELNSLKQRSRKQKEIQTYTQLYDAMEAFVHICRDGCREIGPTKIETPHVSCGFQACNGLEMLLKHLAVCKLRSIPGGCSRCKRMWQLLELHSRICVDSEQCKVPLCSSFKERMKKQNRKDEKRWKLLVKNVLSTKRIGGSPFFLQAIDVTM